tgtttgtaagtgattcttacttttatttaataaactcacttccatgcgtacgtgtatataattatcctcacatgtaacttatatttatatacagattccagatgtcagagctccaaagaatacaagacactagtgttagcttcattgatccttatatcgtattcaaaaccggtattattgtcaaggagcggtgggtatctgaagcacaggagaatatcatgatgttcttcgtgaagcagcacgacaagacaacaattcttttcccgtacaactttgagtaagtgttaataataatgtagtctacatattttatgtaatatcaatacaacttatatgcatgtacgtgtgtgtataaaccaatgtagctttcactggatactcattgtcattgagttaaactcaagtcggttagtaatctttgactcgttgagaaaagagcgggcactataccaagatatgatagacattatccaggggtaatttcgatctctcgcgcacaactattattgaatagactttgccataatttattaacgatcgtacattattggtggcacagggtttggaaatagtttattcggcaacatcgcaaggattgcaaggcaccacttaatgtagttgaaataccagtaagttgtactatatacacttccccacgtgtttaattactatatcgtacttcaatttatgtatgagatgatgagaataatcttcttctcgtacagtggtgtttgcggcagcaaccaggtaataacttgtgtggatactacgtttgtgaatttatcactgcgcacataagaagaactcctaaagatgtccttagagtacgtatatatcaattatttatttatttttaaatgaatatatatatatatgtattaatacttttccttttatttcaaatgcaagactgaatggttgaaacgaagggtcatgcaaaaagaccatctgaaagcagttcaagagtcaatagcaggatttcttctagaaaaagtgctaaatcccaacggcgagttctactttgatcctaaggaataaatgatgtaaattaaatgtttattgatatcgttattttcgagaacaagattatgaaagtgttgtatatatacatatatatatctataatatatataggttcatactttattcgaatataataatgctcgagatgagaattagatgtaattatatgcgtgcgtgtatttatattagcagcgtagaatacgtacataaaaacatattatatattaaacaaatacgtgtaactgaactgaaaacaaattaaacaaaaacaaagaaaaagaaaagtaacctttagtcccggttggggttaccaaccgggactaaagggtgcggccacgtttgctcggctggagggcctttagtcccggttggtaacaccaaccgggactaaaggtccctctttagtcccggctcgatgacccgggactaaaggtggcacctttagtcccgggatcgttgtcccggcgcggtaaccgggatcgttgtcccgttatcgcccgggacaacaagtccattctgtagtagtgagggTACAAAGAAAGGAAGGCGTTGCTATAaattatttttgtagtagtgatgcATGATTTTAAAGTCACATTATTCCCACACATGATTAAAGTACACACCAAATTAAAGCAGAATGTTATCCCAACAGTGGAAGAACTGAATTAATGTCGGTTCGACTGTTAACTAAATTGCAGTCTTTGCATGACTAATATTCTTCTTTCGACTGTTGAATTGAAGACATTGCAGGGTTGTTTGGATAGTGGCCCAAAATTTTACCTGGCCAGGAAAGGCAATGTCTgccctgtttagtttccatcCAAACAAGCCTTGCATGCAATACTGTATTACAAGGGAAAACTGTAAGCATATAAGATCGATCTGTTGGTCAAATAATTAATTACTGTATATCAGAGTGCAATTGTGGCGCGCGGTTGGACAACGATTAATACTGTGACCATCACGAAAGGAAGGAAGAACATCGAAGGCGGGAAAGTTCAGAGACAGGAATAACTGACAACAAAGCAGGTATATTTCTTCTCTAATACGTTAGCACTTGGAATATTGCCACGGAAGAGGGCCGGGCAGCAAGATCGAAGCAACATATACATagaagcaaagttctagtagcaagaagAGAGTGTGACGGcttttctctcttcttcttttccttttttcttttgttttgtttttaattAGTTGCAGACTTAAGCATGCCCTTGAACCAAACAGCTGGGGTTATTTATGGAGAGTTGACTGGTTTTATTGTTGATGAAAATTTTGTTGATGATAATTATTGTATGTTAAACTGGTGGACTGATGTACGTAGtgtgtgtatgtatatatatatatatatatatatatatatatatatatatatatatatatatatataaaattggtggagtcgatggcaaaTAAATTAGTTTTGGCTGTTGAGTACAGAGATTACACTAACAAGGAGAGCATCAGAGCAAGATAGAATTTTAAGTTTGTCAAAGGTGTATCGAATGGCTAGACAGCTACAAGAAAGGATATACGCGCGCGTGCTCACAAGGAATGATTTGCTCAACAGGGAATTGAGTTACTCCGGCAAACACGTGGCAATGGCATATCCAATATTAATTCATGTGATGTGATCCTTCAGCTGCTGCCACGAAATGAAAATTTGGACTGGGCAGGCCGCACTTGCTGGATCGTGCAAACGGTTATATATCTTTAAATATGGGAGTAAAATTCAGCAATTTTAATGgcacacagaaaaatcataaaatttctAATGGCACTGAGGGAATTGGTTCTTAACATTCTAAGTACTCACAGTGCTGACGATCCAACAACAGATAGCACCCACATTGACAATGTTAGTTTATTCAAAAAGCAAAAGTAAATTAAAGCAGGGCATCTGTAACATGTGAGAACTTAGAATATCACCATGACACGCAAAGGGCAGCGAATGCAAAGAGTTTTCCACTTTAATCTTTGTATAGATCCtatttcttttgaaaaattcagcaCGGGCACAGCTATTTCGCTTAAGGAGAACGCATGCGGTTTTACACAAGAAAACTCAGAAGAGTCACGTTAAGGATTAAACCATATATCTCAGGGATTTCGCTTAGCCTTCTTTGGTTTTTTGTCTCTGAAGTTTTGGAAGGGCTACACTATATCTAATTAGAATTGGAGCACTTGTGACTAAATATTCTTCTTTCAACTGTTGAATTGAAGACATTGCGGGTTGTTTGGACGATAGTGGCCCAAAATTTTACCTGGCTAGGCAAGGCAAGGCAACGCCTgccctgtttagtttccatcCAAACAAGCCTTGCATGCAGATCGATCTACCAGCAGTTGTGGTGCGCGGTTGGACGATTAATACTGTGACCATCACGAAAGGAGGGGAACATCAAAGGCGGGAAAGTTCAGAGACAGGAATAACTAACAACAAAGCAGGTATGTTTCGTCTCTAATACGCGTTAGCACTTTGGAATATTGCCACGGACATCAAAGGGCTGGGCAGCAAGAAGCAACACAtagaaacaaagttgtagtagcTAATAGAGAGTGTGACcgcttttctcttttcttcttttcttttcttttttacttttgtttttgACAAAGCGTGTGATACTAATAATAGAAATAAAGTAGGGATATTTAAATGTTTGTTCCACTGTTTAATGGAAGGCACACATTATTGCATTGTAAGGAAACACCCAACACGCATGCATTATAAACACTAGTGATCGGTATAGGTGTAACATCAGGGGCAGTGATACACAAACACCAAAAAAGAAAAGACAGACTTGAGTGGTGGTAGTGACACTCTCAAAACTAGACATAGACACATCAAGAGCTAAcaattagggcctgtttggcagggctctggctcctctgaaaatggctccggctctggctcctctgaaggagcagctcctctagaggagctgaagccgttctggaaaacgtttggcaaaacggctccttcgcactagacgacgtgaacccacagcaaggagccgtgcgaagctcgtttttgaggcttctcctgcgcaggcaaaaaatggCTTTGACTCTTGACCGGCTCTCCATGCGGAGCCCTTTTCAAAACAGGCAtttggcacagctcctgcaggagccAGAGCTGAAGCCCCtacaggagccctgccaaagaggctcttAAGCTGCTACTTGGGTAGATCCGAGAAACATGATTGACATTTTGAGAGCTGTGCAATGGTGGGACGAGTGGCAGCTGCGCATCCTCGTCCTCGGCAGCCTGGGTCTCCAGTGGTTCCTGCTGCTGGCAGCCCCCATGCGCAACTACACAATCCCTCGCTTGTTCAGATTCTCCATCTGGGCGGCGTACGTGAGCGCAGATGCTCTAGCGATCTACGCTCGCCACCCTCGCCATTCCAAGGCGagcagcatcagcagcagctgcagctgctGTGACTCCGGGAACAAAGGAAGCTCCCTGGAGGTCCTGTGGGCGCCTCTCCTCCTCGTCTACCTAGGTGGACGGGAGGAGATCACCGCCTACACCATCGAAGACAACGAGCTGTGGACGCAGCATACCGTGACCATGGTGTTCGGACTCGAGCGACCGGAAGCTTGTACCGCACCGTCTTGGATGCTATCACCTATCAATTGGTGAAGGTTTTCAAAAAAGGTAAAAACGCTGACCTCTCCAGTTACACAAGCTTCACCAAGACGGACTACTGGACTGTAGACCAAATGGAGAGGCTGCTCAAGACCAAATATTACTCCAAGAAGACGGACAGCACCACCGCCGTTTCAACTGATCACTATGAGATACAGTAGCTTTACTCGTCAAAGGCTTTGCCgaatgtaacactcggcaaagagcacacgGCGTATATTTTAacggcaaagagctctttgccaagtgtcaatcagcgggcactcggcaaagccttttgccgagtgtcaataaacactcggcaaaaataaactctcagCAAAAAAAGTTAACGGGATGGCACGGTGACGTCTCTTTTGCCAAGTAAACGAcggaaaaacactcgacaaagtttctaaactttgccgagtgtcaagcccaAAACAATCGGCGTAgttctaaactttgccgagtgtcaaggccaaaacactcggcaaatttttagacactttgtcgagtgtcacacccaaaacactcggcaaacaagcgggCAATGGccagattttatggtcactttgccgagtgtccattagaATACATTCGGCaaagccaaaacactcggcaaagaaggttcccaaaATAACAGAAATTGGCCTCTTCACCGAGtgttttggcttgacactcgACAATgtctctctttgccgagtgttacactcagcaaagcGACCAATACCCCCTTTTTTACTAATATGTCACGTATaacggacccctctcaattcacaataaaccatcacaattcacaataaaccatcatcacatgcataattatgtcacaggcataataaaccatcatcacaattcacaataaaccattatcacaattcacaataaaccatcattacaggcataataaaccatcatcataagtcacaactaagtcacaataagccacaaacgcaaatgcaatcactgcggAGGCCCTTGAAACCACTGCGACAAATCCGGGTCTTGAGGCTGATTATTTggtgccgccgattgattctgcacaaaagagaagagattgcatgtgtgagacaagattgatATTTATATGTGATGCACTTAATATCTAAGGTTCCTTGACACATGGAGATTGCACTTAATTCTGCACAAAACAGAGAACTATGGAGCCCAAACTAATCCTAAGAGTTTAGTTGCAATATTGCAAATGCACATGCCCAATATCATCCAGCCGACTCGTGGACCAAAACCTTTCTAAGCAAAGCATCAAGACTACCCACGACTCTACATCTCTACCTAGTCACAAAAACATGCAAAGTATTCaatctaaagttctctaagtcaatttgtgctaacatctaaagttctctaagtcattttgagctaacatctaaagttctctaagtcaaagtattcaatctgcaatataaggtgtcaagtgactcacaagagtagttgtgggtggctgaggtggagggaatagcatcggtggcggtggcaaaggttgatccatactcgatgcaaaattctgcatgtattggaacatttggtccatcctcaaccAATTTTCTTCCTCTATCTTCTGCCGCTCGGCCTCTATCCTCTGCTGAATCATATGCTCCATCGTCAGTCAttgttcttcctccatgttctgCCGCTCAGCCGCCACCCTCTGCTGAATCATCtcctccatcctcgcctccatctccCGTTGCTTCGTTTCTGCTTCCACCCGGGCCTATAATATTTTatccaatgttacaatgcaaagctaaagtacgtaacAATCAACAAACGATGAATAAACACAAAAATAACCTAGAGAGCCTCCATCTGGAATTGTGTAGTGGTTGGCCGTGGGTGTATCGCCGAgctcgagctcgtgctccttgctcggatctgggagagagtgggagtagaggccatgTCGATTGTACTGTCGTCAATCCAGTACCGGCCttccttcttgcctcctcccaccctcatcacaATTTCTCCATCAAGATACTAGGTGCTCGGATCGAACTCTGACCCATGAACCTCCCTTGCCATCACTGTGTACTCAGTGACGCGGCTGTGGATGCTGGGATCGCTGTACGCCTCGGgagggtcctccgggttgaagtcgatgtttgccgtcgccttgccctttttggacagaacccatgccttgaaCTAGGAGCAAGGTTGGCCATCATGTGACGACGACTGCGGtaaaaatgcaaaatgattagaaattatgcagaattgagcgttagaataaagaaataaatTCGTGTACCTATTTTTTCCTGTATTCGTCGAGGCttaggctgccttgatggtgtgatgcacgtGGCATCAGCAAATGCCGATCCTTGGCAAGCGTTGTGCGTCtccaccgccccccccccccccccgtgggctccaaccacttgtccaccatgtatTCCCAGCACAGGGTATGCTGGGTGCACCAgtacggaggcacctacgtcatcaagtgtatgacatgtgaaaaaataaaattaagcataattaatctcataaaaagtaagtattaatattctatatttaccttcaagAATTGTTCCCGGGTCAGGTTCATTGttcttgcctcttcttttttaGCCTTCACCCCTCTGTATTGAGCATAGTAGtcgatgatggcctggacgcgcgcctcgtagtgcatgtccttcacgagcttcttGGCGCCATCTTCAGAGATGGAGGCCACCTTGGCCTCATACCCCTCCTGACATCtgtagaagtcctgcatatagacacgatgtatacagtcattacttcaagaatgtccagtgaatgtgatgtattgagcaatgtagtgcgaggaatactTACCCAAAACTAgcccttcacccgctccgccttgttggggaATACCCTGCCGTCACGATCAGCGGCGTCACGGGCGGCGACGTAGTGGTCCCACGTGTTGGCCGACTCCTTCTCTTCGCCGAACTGCACTAAGCCAGGGAAGTGTAGCCtgcacaaaaggccaaggatgccgttgaccttgcggttgtgatcacccccactgaccttaatccaacccctgtccaagtgattaagataaattattagttttcattgtaattttcaacatatcaaacgaaaaattagtgagaacatctaaagttacttactttttcccaTAGGGTTGAATCatcgggcgtctctcaagaggtatcggtcgcctcaggagggtcgagggacctcgcaactAGACCTGGGAACCaactgcctcctcctccacctgctcctgctcctcctgtaCATCCTCGTCACCAGAGGCATGTGCGGAAGGTACCTCGTCCTCCTCAGACGACGACGAGGAAGCTACAGGCGATGGGGGCCTCGCCCCTTTAACATTCCCTTTACCCTTCCCTTTGCCCTTCCCTCGACCCCTGCCTCGACCCCTCCCTCGACCTTTCCCTGAAGCTGACCCTGAACCTGTAGCTTTGAATTTTTTGTAAAGCGCCGCGATCTTCCTCGTAcagcccaccattgttcaatcacctgcaattaaaaagagtaaaccaattagcatagataaacaaaacatacttagaaagataTGCAAAATAAACTAAACATACTTCAAAAATAACatgtatgacaaataataaataaattagtatggctcatatatgtattagaaataatcatcatgatcgagattaagtctcatcatcactatcacgcgtgtcgatataatcatgcccgtgctccgaaggaggaatgtcgtcatcactgttattgcctaaatgtaatcactgggacttcacagccattaggcgtgcaatggcatccagttgagaaaccttggtatGCCCGTGTAGGGGTTGCTGTGCCGCAGacatgtcgtaatacgcctttgcggtagcctctggctcctcctccctgcgtccttcatcgaagtatgcttcatgatagtcatttaacatgtctcctactcCAGCATCATCATCATATTCCTTGATGCGTTGTCTCACAACCTTGTCTCtcccacgatcggcttcaccatggtagttTCACCTGGTATAGTCtgtcgtaaatccattcttgcaaagatgtttacccaagACCACCTTGGTTTGCCGACgcatgtttgcacatttgctgcagggcaccaagtgacactagctcctttaacccttgcaaatgcccatttcaagaaagcatcggtcttgtcaatccattcatcggtcaACGAAATCTGACTAGAGCGgcctgtgtacatccactcacggtcatccatcctctagcatatcagcaagtaatataaaaaatcacgttgcatctacacgttcctatactgtctaataggtgaagataggtcctaatcccacccgaggatgtgtagatggggttagtttccatactctactcctatccgtgacagaattttggcagcacctcccgctgttctccaaatacatgtcctggaagggagattgtgtatccggagaatagtagggagatgctgccgaaactctatcacggatcggagtagagcatggaaactaactgtatctacacatcctcgggctgtccaaaaaacgtggacaattcgaaatagatacggttatagatatgcaaagatctgcatatttccaaccgtatctctttcgaacgggagacacctagcATGGTTATGTAATATACGAACATGATACAGAAAGAAGGGTCTTTGATGCCTCACCTTActgtcctgcaaagtgacgagttgaggacgttgcaatagcctctcctacaataaaacataatagtgtcaaatctaaatttcgacagcacctcccctgcacggggaggtttccaaaacctacaacaaataaaatggcacgatggccgacaaccacatacactcggaaacaaatggcacgatggccgacaaccacatacacatcttATACCTTGCAAAACGACGGCAAGTTGTGGGGTGGCGGGAGGGCAAGGCAGAACCAGgtggcagggcagggcagggagCGGCGGCAAAAACCTACAAGTTGAAGATAATAGAGAGCTAAATGCATCGGGTCAGTAAGTTTATAGCGAGATCATTAAAAGAATGGCAATCATTGGCATGGAAATATGCTCAAGTTAATAGTACAACATCACTGTTTGCTGAAGTGATGTTGCTTGTATGTGTATGTCTAGTTTTAACAATTTCGACATATGGAGATTGCAAGAGCTAGCTAGCATGGTTCTTGCGCCTTATCTCCTAGGCAGCATGGGATGATGCAAACATTATTTCCATTTGAGCTTTTACAGATCCATCAAATCAGCCTTTTGATCTCAACATGATATGGTTCGCGCCTAGCTAGCTATTAATATATATGAATTGTATCCAATCTGGTTGTGTTACAGTTGAATCCTTACTCAATTCAGGACCAATAGCAACTAAACACATATCAAGGATTCAACGGTAACACAACACTCAGTGCTGTACATTTCCAACTCAGATTTGCAAACTTGCCAAATAAAAAACAGAGGTGAATGATTTGGTACAACTCGATTCAAGCTGGAGAGTGAATGATTACTGCTTGTGTGTGTATTTCAAATCACACAAGCTTAAATTTGGTACACGTAGCGTGACAGCTAATGGTTACTAGTGGCAGTATGTCAACCCTTCACCTCTAGATTATTACCGTTGGGTAACCACATAGGTTTTGGGATAACTACTATGACTCTCTAGCAATCAATCATATGCCAACAAATTATAAAATAATTACGCTTAATAAGTATCTAGAAGTAGCTGGTAACTAGTGAAAATTATGAATAAATTTCAACTCTTTTCTATTTAAAAAATAGCTTTTTCTGGAAATAAGAGTCTCAGTTTCATCATGTCTCAACATCAAATATTTCATAATTATTGACTAGTTACAAGAAATAATCATATAAGCATAGTTATTACTTAACTAAAAAATGATACATAGACTACCTGGGGCGGTGGCGGCAGGCTCCCGGGGCGGCGGCAGGGTCCCTGGGCGGAAGCGGGCTCCACACGGGGCGGCGATAGGCTCCCTGGCGGCGGCAGGGGGCAGTGCCAGGGACAGGGGGCCGCCGGGGCACCGGCAGCTAGGGGGAGGGGGGCAGCGGGGTCCCTGGGCGGCGGCGGGCTCCGTACGAGGCACCGGCCGCTGGGGGGAGGGCGGCGGCTGCCGGGGCACAGGGCAATGGCGGGCAGGGCGGCGGTGGGGTCCTAGGGAGGCCGGCGAGGATCCGGGCCGGTGGGCGTTCAGGGCGATGGCCGGAgcacagggcggcggcggcggcgtgtgtgAGTGCGTGAGTGTGGGCGGGCACGTGTGTGCATGAGTGTCGTGTGCGTCAGGGGGTGCGGCCGGGGGTCATATGAAAGGTATGCCGAGTTCCCCCgatctggacactcggcaaactaaagATATGCCGAGTGTCCACATCGGGGGCACTCgacattgtttttttttcaaaccgTCTGATACTGCGCAGTGGGGCTGGATCAACaaagttgccgagtgtcccctgTACGACACTCGGCAACTATTCTTTTTGCTGAGTGTTAGGTagagaacactcggcaaaaaaaaatatttcaagTTGCACCGTCCTCCTTCATAGTGTGTTCTACTAAATTTGTTATGATGGACTTTGAAAGTATCTTGTCAAATTCACTtaacaatgcatatttgatttttctacgaatattattccattatttcttgtagttatagctcaaattcaatttatattaattaaaattctataattacagttaataaattaaaattatcaaatggatccgaATAATTCCCAAAATTTGACATGgaccaatctatgttgtctattgcctatacaaaaagttttgaagtcaaaccccaatacgaccgtcactttgactccaaatcttaccagatccttctcaactCCTTGATTCTTCTttggagatgcttcggtttgtaagcaTGGTACGTAACAAATtgtgcaaaaccttctcaatttttttccacagtctccacgtatgatatcaggagatcttgacaaatctcgtgattttcagacttcatttgctttttttagaatttaaaaaccattcggccacatgttcgtggtcgtgtttcatgaacaaaatgttcgaaatttcttttcatttcccgggtaaggccccaaaatggactcaataacatgaatatgatttctccactcaatttattccattatttgaatcacttgtagaTCAAAATtaacttaaaccaaaaaattcctctaaatgcaataaattaattaaatatagcaaacacatcgagaaatataccaaattttaacatgtagtaccacatgttgtatgtgaagagtagaaaaagtttggagggcaggagagaaaaaaattattattttaccgagtgccaataaaaaacactcggcaatattattactttaccgagtgcctgcgcagaacactcggcaaaccttgtcTTTGCCGAATGtgtctaacggacactcggcaaagttctaacGGCAGGGCCGCACACCCAACGGCCGTCACACGGCCATCGCACGCCCAGCGCATGTGcctgtactttgccgagtgtctgtgtCTGGGCAAAGTTGGGTTTTGTCGAGTGCTATTTGTTTGCTGAGTGTTTCAttcaaaacactcggtaaataagatatttgccgagtgtccgatggaatgcactcggcaatTATACTGTTTTCGGTAGTGGATGATCAAGATCAGCAAGGCCTGACGATAGACAACACCGCCGCCGTTTCGACTGATGATCAAGATCAGCAACGCCCGAAGATGGACAAGACTGCCGCCGTTTCGACTGATGATCAAGATCAGCCGAAGAAGGTGGCCAACATTGTTGTTTCTTCGGCGACGAAGTAGATCAGGAGCGCCTGATGAAGACGACGGGCGGCAGCACTGATATTTCTTCGGCGACTGAAGATCCGCTGAGGAAGACGAAGATGCCCAACGTGGTGATATGGCGAAGCCTTCGTAAGACGCCATTCGATG
The genomic region above belongs to Miscanthus floridulus cultivar M001 unplaced genomic scaffold, ASM1932011v1 os_2644_1, whole genome shotgun sequence and contains:
- the LOC136535254 gene encoding uncharacterized protein; amino-acid sequence: MIHRLPGAVAAGSRGGGRVPGRKRAPHGAAIGSLAAAGGSARDRGPPGHRQLGGGGQRGPWAAAGSVRGTGRWGEGGGCRGTGQWRAGRRWGPREAGEDPGRWAFRAMAGAQGGGGGVCECVSVGGHVCA